DNA sequence from the Labrus bergylta chromosome 13, fLabBer1.1, whole genome shotgun sequence genome:
aaattaaatgaatgcaCTGTGAAAAGTGTCTTTTGCTCTCATTGTTGCCATTCATTCAGAGGTCAAACAGAGGTTTGCTTTACAACCTGAAatattgaaacacattttagtcCCTGGAGTGTAGAATCTTTATTCATTTGAATGGAAACCTAAAGTTGCCATTTTAATTTGACTgtgttttacttgttttttttgttcactcaGGAGAAGCCAGAGTGAACACAGAAGCACCGATTGGACCTCTGTATCGTGTGGTCGGCTCAAAGCTCTCCATCTCCTGCAATGTTAGCGGCTTCAAGAACGCCGACACCAAGAAACACTTTGAATTCCGCGTTAATAAGCCCGGGAAACCAATGTCGGAGAACATCGTAAGCTCCAGCAATCCAGGCTTCAGCTATTCCTCGTATAAGCGTCGTCTCGAGGAAAGGCTAATCACTCTGACACATGTGTCTCCAAACTCCGTCCTGTTTGAGATACTCAGCCTGCAGAAGAGTGATGAAGGGGATTATGAGTGCTCTGTGCTCAATGCAGAAGCGAGTTATGATGGAGCCTACAGCGCGTCGACATCAGTGAAAGGTACCCAGtctccattttcattttcatttttcatcttcatttttttaatttgttccatacatttcaaaacacacaacagaaaaagcGATTCAAACTTTATCCCATGTACAGAAAgaagcagggagaagaataaatcttgttttgcctgcctccttactcaaaaagcaaaacaataaatgtctggTCTGTCCAAAttacaatcaatgaatgaataccaacataaaacaaatctgacaattcagtcttcacttcctcagagataagaaagaaaacacacaaaacacactaacTGCAAATTTCATACAGTCTGATAACTTTGTTCTTATACATTTTCTTAtactgaaatatctgaacacaacccttcaaatcattatttaaagaattccacaatttaattccaatgacagaaatacatttctgtagtaaagtctttatctgtgatttttcacactgaaatgtagaaatcaagtatatcctctgaaaataactctgtgagtcatgactgtctacaatgggtgtaacacccgagtcccactgtctgtgatgttttcagagttttcagagtcctatcttcactttgtttacatcgcccggacggccggttgactcctcccctcgtgtataaaagttgtttaattgagggactagagaaaagaagaataacatactgtactcactgcttaactgtgtttctagatcacgctcatttcaggtaaatttacatgcagtgtgaagataccagcagaataaagatcgctagcattagcatgctaacacaacaatgcagcgccagttgttttggtttcatgctggtgctcaagggcgacatctgctggatcaaaacatcacatataaagactttaaagttgtCCTTGCAAACTGATGCTTAAAATTAAATGTTCTTCTTTGCTCTTCATCTTCTGagctaaaaacattttgacatgaaaGACAACCTATTTAATGTTACTGCAAATATGTACGACTTTCAtctctgttttcttctgtttctgctgtGGCTCCGTAGTGATTGACAACTCCCTGAGTGTTTCATCACCTGCCTCCACCTCACAGAGTTTTAATGAGGGTGAAGCTTTCACTTCGACGTGCCAAGCCTCCAGCAACACGGTCCAGCACACccacctgtctctcacctggTTCCTGCTCAGAGACGGTGACGACAACGCTCGTCCGATCATTTCTGTGGACAGATATTTCACACTCAGCCCCGGCCAGGGCTTCGAGGGGCGTCACCAAGCTGGACTCATAAGGTTAGATAAGATAGGAGGGGTCATGTACCGGCTCAGCATGGGTCAGCTCCAGCTGTCAGACAGCGGGAGGGTCTTCTGCCGGGCCCAGGAGTGGATCCAGGATCCTGACCGCTCCTggtactccatcacacagaagGACGCAGAGGAGACCGTCTTACATGTGGAAGCAAGAGGTTAGAAGCAGCAACactttaaatgttgatgtttgacACCTTTCATCTTTGGCTTCTTCACAGGATATGTCTCTGTCGCtctgctgtttattttcagaGGTGGTTCCAGACACGTCGCCTCTGTTGGTGAGAATCTCTCTGCAGCCCACAGCGCTGCAGGTCGGCCAGGCGCTGTCGATAAActgcaatgtaaacaaacagagctcAGAGGAAAGCTTCTTCTCTGTGGCCTGGTCCAGAGGGGGTGTCGAGCTGGCTCGCGTCGGCCCGACGGGCATTCTCTCCGTGGGGCACGAGTACAGCGTGCGAGAGGAGGAGCTCAGAGTGGCCCGCATCAGCGACAGAGATTTCCGTCTCAGACTGCAGCCGGTCAGAATCGAGGACCAGGGAGAGTACATCTGCAGAGCGTGGCCTCAGAAAAGAGGACAAGATGGTGCTTTAACACAAGGAGCTGCTCAGGACTCCGATCCACAGAGGATCACTATCTCAGCCACAGGTCAGTCAGAGAGGGAACCCTTcaaataacccccccccccccccccccccactacactctgccaatgaaaggcctctgatccaaccttcacaacagggtcctaagtctctgactagactcttctcctctgtcgccccccggtggtggaatgaacttccaaactccatgtgatctgcagagtccctctgcacctttaagaaaaagctaaagagccagctctttcatgaatacctactaacttaatgatgatggtctccatattattgatgatgatgatggtaatgacgatggtttttgtttgataacgatgacttataagatggtttctatactgattagagctctcaagaactgccctcagtgttgtgctttgcctctggtcacttcctgtcagcacctgtgtgtccaatcagactcaaggctgatcgtttgctcttactcacattgttcccttttttctagatccttgcttgtgttgttcttactctctgatgtacgtcactttggataaaagagtctgctcagtgaattgtagaattattaTGCTCATGCCTTCTGTCTGTGTCCTCGTGTTTTTACAGAAAGTGGGCTCTCACTGGAAATGCAGAATGACACGAGTGTTAACGAAGGCGATGGACTGAAGCTCACCTGCAGAGTACACGGCTACAAAGGACAGCTCTCAATCACCTGGCAACACAAACCAACAGCCACGTCAAGTGTTGCATTCACCACCGTCATCAGCCTGAGTCAGGAGGGCATAGTGATAGAGAAGTCGGAAAGTCAGAAAATGAAGGCGACGCGTCCAGCAGCCGACACCTTCACCTTAGAGCTGGATGAAGTCAAACCATCGGACTCAGGTGTTTATCAGTGTGCCGTGTCCGAGTGGGAAAACAATCCCGCTCACAGACCGCCATGGTGACCGTGGTTCCTGCTGGTAAGATATGTCtccatcagaatcagaatcagaatcagaatcagaatcagaatctgggtttattgccaagtacatttacacatacaaggaatttgacttggtgtattggtgctaaacaattaacaaagaaataaagcagaactagaaacaacttaaataatacagaataagaagatattacaatatataaaatagaattaaaatttttttaaatacaaaatataaaaaataaaatctgtcttTGTAGGATGAATGATGTAACAGGCCTGCTGGCACAACAAGTTCCTCTCACCTCGTATGAGAATCTGAAACAAAGGGATGGGATGCAGATGTTGGCCAGTCTGCCAGTTGTTTGTGACCATCTGTTCATGAATCCATCAAACAGTTAAAACCACTGTGAGGAGTTTAGATCTGCTTATAAAACAGACTGTAGCTGTCGATTCTACATTACCatcaaaagcaaatgagacaatcaggaagaacatttctttcttttttctttctgacaaCTGGTCGGTTTCCAATGAAGTGATGTACTGCTCAACAGAAGTGCCTTAACCCCTTATTGCACCTCTAACCAAGTTTCACCTTCATTACGTCCATTGCCATAGACCAGTGCTTCCTAAAGTGTGGGCcgcggccccctggtgggccatgtgggtactgcaggtgggccgcgaaaagccctccaccaagtataaaaataacagaaatataacaataatgatgatttaccatgagtcaaccctttgagtgattagtaaggcgtgtcatgactattcatggacataatgttcagtaaacttttgtgtctatcttgtcataatatcatgttgtcatgtccaataatttaccctaACTGAAAGTGAGAGCTGTagtcaaaacttttattttatattggGCCCCGGAGTCATTTTGTATATCAAAGTGGGCTGCAGCAgttttaagtttgggaaaggctgccatagactgtatatagaTGGACGTactctcagtgatgtcacctttTGGTTTTTTGGAGCGTTCTTTTGAAGCCTGTCGATGGCGCTCCACATGTTTGAAATCTTGTCTCAcactaactttcagtcaacctagtaacaggcaaagagctgtgATTAACCATATCCAACCATGAACATCACCTTATTACCAAAAACTCTTATCGTCATAGCAACAACTCAACCCCGCAGGTTGGGGCTTGACTCATACATTGCATTAGCATCAGCGTATTATTGGATGACCCAGTGTGTCACATCACATCGCTGTGCAGCGTTACTGATGTAATGAAGGCACAATGTTCAAACAAGCAGCgagagcttcacatacacaagATTAATAACGTTCCTCCTTTTACACAACCCAAAAATTTACTTCATCAAATGCTGGCCGCTAAAGTTAGCATGCGTTCTACCAGAAAACACTGTTTGGACAACCGCTCTGATCCCTCAGCGGTGCCAACGACACGTTCATCTGCATGCAAGAAAATCTCAAAGTGTTAATGCACTCTGATAAATACTGAGTGCATTAATGCTCCAGAGAGGAGGaacctttttacatttcagatctGCCTCGTGTGCTACCTCGGGTAACAATCTTTAGTCGACActcaacactttaaaaaacCAAAAGGCAGATTGCCATGACATTTAAAGCGTGCTTCAAAGACGAGAAGagtttttgattttattcagGAAAAACTTTGAGCCCGACTCGTAAAGCTGTAAGAATTCTTCATGATCTTCTTTGCTCTGTTGAACacttttgtgttgttgggttttaTGAATACTGCAGTGTTCACTCCCAGGGTGAAAGGCTTAAAGTTTTGTTAACATGCGTTGGTTAAACTGGCACAAAGACTCTTTGAGTGTCTCTGTGctcagtggcggttctagaccacttttactgagggggccaaactggggccagttgttttgtcagaggggaacattaaaccatggtgaaaaattgacaaaaatgatcactttaataaatatatatataatatgccAAACAGTAGAttgtgagtcaaatactgtgtatgtgttattgggggggggggggctcttccttttggaggggtggccacaagggggaccaagctcagtgttacaggggcactggcccctgttggcccttGCCTAGAACCGCCCGTGTCTGTGCTTATATTCGAATGTTATGATAACGTCAGCACTATCTGACTCTGTCCTCCTGTTCATGtgtaagttttgttttctgacaaaaaacGCTCATCCTGTTTTCACTCGTCATATCtttcactcactgtgaatctttgaaggtgaaaacaaacaaagacgcTTTTTCCTCAGTGTGCCGTTCATCTCCTCGTCTTGAGACCTACCCCGCAGCGACGTTTAAAGAAAGAATCTTCTTCCTAATGGTCTGGTTTGCTGTTTGTggctcttaaaggctttatatgtgattttttgatccagcagatgtcgcccttgagcaccagcatgaaaccaaaacaacttgcgctgcattgttgtgttagcatgctaatgctagcgatctttattatgctggtatcttcacactgcatgtaaatttacctgaaatgagcgtgatctagaaacacagttaagcagtgagtacagtatgttattcttcttttctctagtccctcaattaaacaacttttatacacgaggggaggagtcagccggccgtcctggcgatgtaaacaaagtgaagataggactctgaaatctctgaaaacatcacagacagtgggactcgggtgttacacccattgtagacagtcatgactcacagagttatacatagaaagactttaagtaaACAACAgtgttcatttcagtctgtttttataa
Encoded proteins:
- the LOC110003314 gene encoding LOW QUALITY PROTEIN: immunoglobulin superfamily member 3 (The sequence of the model RefSeq protein was modified relative to this genomic sequence to represent the inferred CDS: inserted 1 base in 1 codon); the protein is MRRPLQSLLRANIFFYLGLFLHCGEARVNTEAPIGPLYRVVGSKLSISCNVSGFKNADTKKHFEFRVNKPGKPMSENIVSSSNPGFSYSSYKRRLEERLITLTHVSPNSVLFEILSLQKSDEGDYECSVLNAEASYDGAYSASTSVKVIDNSLSVSSPASTSQSFNEGEAFTSTCQASSNTVQHTHLSLTWFLLRDGDDNARPIISVDRYFTLSPGQGFEGRHQAGLIRLDKIGGVMYRLSMGQLQLSDSGRVFCRAQEWIQDPDRSWYSITQKDAEETVLHVEAREVVPDTSPLLVRISLQPTALQVGQALSINCNVNKQSSEESFFSVAWSRGGVELARVGPTGILSVGHEYSVREEELRVARISDRDFRLRLQPVRIEDQGEYICRAWPQKRGQDGALTQGAAQDSDPQRITISATESGLSLEMQNDTSVNEGDGLKLTCRVHGYKGQLSITWQHKPTATSSVAFTTVISLSQEGIVIEKSESQKMKATRPAADTFTLELDEVKPSDSGVYQCAVSEWENNXRSQTAMVTVVPAGSFVKVNLISRDNSVTIGENVILMCRIRGVRFPMTVTWSLQRDASIIDNILTVYADGAISWSADQHRYQLNVEKTGNGFTHKLLIRGASHREVGRYECSVSYNAHKIASNQLAVQVQNPVSSLALTSSPALTTSIDQDIEIRCSVTSEPSASTRYFVTWQHKQKAESKIILSSDQDAKVEFGLQVDPSQRQRISAKRSKGPSFELSIRQTQISDGGVYLCKVAEWLQDPLGDWYQLPSVSRPTNLTVMEPEHKLSVLKEDLELNMSVSQDFTIPCHITKQSSDQSGFQVTWFLQKETEMKPRPVFTSYRNSTLQDRLGNGKQLIYSHPLPNQFSLTVMKSEAEDSGRYFCEVEEWLPSLSQRWRKVATNKSGILTVNVYPEGDVKAFSEPASHLGACIGILVAVVICSLLVILLLVVKICRSKVSGEKKTGQSLWAEQHPLNTKPSADD